In Natronoarchaeum philippinense, a single window of DNA contains:
- a CDS encoding DUF7538 family protein produces the protein MGEHVDALADREGWRAEDFAARVHYQGAGDAFSIEYYEPSDCVLYWKVKDDGETAVPVGRDTVPDPLRERIREDLAAAGIDADAEDRRL, from the coding sequence ATGGGTGAGCACGTCGACGCGCTCGCGGACCGCGAGGGGTGGCGCGCCGAAGACTTCGCGGCGCGGGTACACTACCAAGGCGCCGGAGACGCCTTCAGCATCGAGTACTACGAGCCGAGCGACTGCGTGCTCTACTGGAAAGTCAAAGACGACGGCGAGACGGCCGTTCCAGTGGGTCGCGACACCGTCCCCGATCCGCTGCGCGAGCGCATTCGTGAGGACCTCGCAGCCGCCGGCATCGACGCCGATGCCGAAGACCGCCGACTCTGA
- a CDS encoding DUF192 domain-containing protein codes for MADTRATAAVGSLVVVLLLGALAVQAGYVPTPWADQYGEATVTIADEDGERLAVVQAEVADTRHERYTGLSEHTSLEPGRGMLFVYNEADDRTYVMRNMSFGIDIVYVDADNRITEIHEARAPGPNENGESMQYPGYGQYVLEVPKGYMAEHNVTEGDRITIEYNE; via the coding sequence ATGGCAGACACGCGCGCGACAGCGGCAGTCGGAAGCCTCGTCGTCGTCTTGCTGCTCGGCGCGCTGGCGGTGCAGGCGGGCTACGTCCCGACGCCGTGGGCCGACCAGTACGGCGAGGCCACGGTGACGATCGCCGACGAAGACGGCGAACGGCTCGCGGTCGTGCAGGCCGAGGTCGCCGACACGCGCCACGAGCGCTACACCGGGCTGAGCGAACACACCTCGTTAGAGCCCGGTCGCGGAATGTTGTTCGTCTACAATGAGGCGGACGACCGCACCTACGTGATGCGCAACATGTCCTTCGGCATCGACATCGTCTACGTCGACGCCGACAATCGGATCACCGAGATCCACGAGGCCCGCGCACCCGGGCCGAACGAGAACGGCGAGTCGATGCAGTACCCCGGCTACGGCCAGTACGTGCTCGAAGTGCCAAAGGGGTACATGGCCGAGCACAACGTCACCGAGGGCGACCGCATCACGATCGAGTACAACGAGTGA
- a CDS encoding SOUL family heme-binding protein, protein MALTRKSLATVAAGALAAWTAWGLYARQSADPVPSTTIRMVDGVELRRYPPIAVAETTAEDQTTAFRRLFNYITGDNETASEIEMTAPVRSESTKIPMTAPVRSKESGDGMTMGFYLPPEYGVETPPEPTDPDVTVRSESERVLAVRSFSWYATSGRVDRIERDLLDTLDEHGVEAIGEPFLLRYDDPWTPPFMRRNEVAIEVA, encoded by the coding sequence ATGGCACTGACCCGCAAATCGCTGGCGACCGTCGCCGCCGGGGCGCTGGCCGCGTGGACGGCGTGGGGGCTGTACGCGAGACAAAGCGCCGATCCGGTTCCGTCGACGACCATCCGGATGGTCGACGGCGTCGAGTTGCGACGGTATCCGCCCATCGCGGTCGCCGAGACGACCGCTGAGGACCAAACGACCGCGTTTCGGCGGCTGTTCAACTACATCACGGGTGACAACGAGACGGCCAGCGAGATCGAGATGACGGCGCCGGTCCGGTCGGAATCGACGAAGATCCCGATGACGGCGCCGGTCCGCTCCAAAGAGTCCGGCGACGGCATGACGATGGGGTTCTACCTCCCGCCGGAGTACGGCGTCGAGACGCCGCCCGAGCCGACGGATCCGGACGTGACGGTACGCAGCGAGAGCGAGCGCGTGCTGGCGGTACGCTCGTTCTCGTGGTACGCGACATCGGGTCGTGTCGATCGGATCGAACGCGATCTGCTCGACACGCTGGACGAACACGGCGTCGAGGCGATCGGCGAACCGTTCTTGTTGCGCTACGACGACCCGTGGACGCCGCCGTTCATGCGCCGGAACGAGGTTGCGATCGAGGTCGCCTGA